A window of the Ipomoea triloba cultivar NCNSP0323 chromosome 14, ASM357664v1 genome harbors these coding sequences:
- the LOC116005222 gene encoding WAT1-related protein At3g30340-like, with translation MKMNCLNSWKPVVAMIGVNFALAVVNLLFKIVLSKGMNQFVLATYRQAISAIFLAPIACFMERESYKKLTTFTICALFFSGLMGGTITLYLSLFGLKYTSTSFACGFVNTVPIDTFLMALLFRQEKLNMKCKSGKAKVLGTLICLMGTIVLTLYKGKPLTNHAPSSSIEAHHDTKSWVIGSVLLFAGCLTWSSWFIIQGRVMSDYPYKYSSTSIMSFFGAIQSAVLCFIIDRNTSIWRLKGSLEIWTIIYSGIVGSSICYAVMAWCVKQRGPVFTSTFSPFIQIFAIVFDVSIIHEQIYLGSILGSILVVVGLYALLWGKSKEAEVCKTGPTADKDEQTVLPVVTNTPPRT, from the exons ATGAAGATGAATTGCCTTAATAGTTGGAAGCCAGTTGTAGCCATGATTGGTGTGAACTTTGCTTTGGCTGTTGTAAACCTTTTGTTCAAGATTGTTCTTAGCAAAGGAATGAACCAGTTTGTTTTAGCCACCTATAGGCAAGCAATCTCTGCAATCTTCTTGGCCCCTATTGCCTGTTTCATGGAAAG GGAAAGCTACAAAAAGTTGACCACATTCACAATCTGTGCTCTATTTTTCAGTGGACTGATGGG CGGGACAATTACGCTCTATCTCTCCCTATTTGGGCTTAAGTATACATCAACTTCATTTGCTTGTGGTTTCGTCAATACTGTGCCCATAGACACATTCTTGATGGCACTCCTATTTAG GCAAGAGAAGCTAAACATGAAGTGCAAGAGTGGGAAAGCTAAGGTCTTAGGAACACTAATATGTCTCATGGGAACCATAGTACTAACACTCTACAAAGGGAAGCCATTGACAAATCATGCCCCATCATCATCAATTGAAGCACACCATGACACTAAGAGTTGGGTTATTGGTTCAGTATTGCTCTTTGCAGGATGCTTGACATGGTCTTCTTGGTTTATCATACAGGGTCGAGTCATGTCGGACTATCCATACAAGTATTCTAGTACATCTATCATGTCCTTCTTTGGTGCAATTCAGTCAGCTGTCTTGTGCTTTATCATTGATAGAAACACATCCATTTGGAGACTGAAAGGGAGTTTGGAAATCTGGACTATCATATACTCT GGGATTGTGGGATCTAGCATATGTTATGCTGTGATGGCTTGGTGTGTGAAGCAAAGAGGACCTGTTTTCACCTCAACATTTAGTCCCTTCATACAGATTTTTGCTATTGTGTTCGATGTCTCTATAATCCATGAACAAATTTACCTTGGAAG CATTTTAGGATCCATTTTGGTTGTTGTTGGGCTATATGCTCTTCTTTGGGGTAAAAGCAAAGAAGCTGAAGTTTGCAAGACTGGACCAACGGCAGACAAGGATGAACAAACTGTATTACCTGTAGTTACTAATACTCCACCTCGTACCTAA
- the LOC116004727 gene encoding uncharacterized protein LOC116004727 — translation MGNLVSCSARKGRRGAARVILPGGEIRRLREPVTAAEIMLEHPTHFLVNAGSLTAGRRFSPLPADQDLELRNLYAAFPMKRLSSVITAADVAVLLVAAKSSPAKRLSARNAAKVSPAEGGDETPENDVGRSGVTSGVVVEEYQHRLSLFKSKKPLLETIIEEPVRTRGRLL, via the coding sequence ATGGGAAATCTTGTTTCGTGCAGTGCAAGAAAGGGGAGAAGAGGGGCAGCAAGAGTGATCCTCCCCGGCGGGGAAATCCGGCGGCTTCGAGAGCCGGTCACGGCGGCAGAAATCATGCTAGAACACCCAACCCACTTCTTGGTCAACGCCGGATCTTTGACCGCCGGCCGGAGATTCTCCCCTCTACCGGCGGACCAAGACTTAGAGCTCAGGAACCTCTACGCCGCGTTCCCAATGAAGAGGTTGAGCTCCGTTATCACTGCCGCCGACGTGGCGGTCCTCCTCGTGGCGGCGAAGTCGTCCCCCGCGAAACGGTTGTCCGCCAGGAACGCAGCCAAGGTGTCTCCGGCGGAGGGAGGTGATGAGACGCCGGAAAATGACGTGGGGCGGTCAGGAGTGACGTCAGGTGTGGTGGTGGAAGAGTATCAGCATAGGTTGTCATTGTtcaagtcaaagaagcctttgTTGGAaacaatcattgaagaaccggTTCGTACACGTGGCAGATTATTATGA
- the LOC116005092 gene encoding WAT1-related protein At3g30340-like: protein MNCLNSWKPVVAMIGVNFGLAVLNILFKIVLSKGMNQLVLATYRQAISAIFLAPIACCMERESYKKLTTFTICALFFSGLMGGTITIYLTLFGLKYTSTSFACGFVNVVPIDTFLMALLFRQEKLNMKCRSGKAKVLGTLICLMGTIVLTLYKGKPLTNNAPSSPLGSIEAHHDTKSWVIGSLFLFAGCLTWSSWFIIQGRVMSDYPYQYSSTSIMSFFGAIQSAVLCIIIDRNTSIWRLKGSMEIWTIIYSGVVGSSICYAVMSWCVKQRGPVFTSTFSPFSQIFAIVFDVSIIHEQIYLGSILGSILVVGGLYALLWGKSKEAQVCKTAPRADKDERTVLPVVTNTPPRT, encoded by the exons ATGAATTGCCTTAATAGTTGGAAGCCAGTTGTAGCCATGATTGGTGTTAACTTTGGTTTGGCTGTTTTAAACATTCTGTTTAAGATTGTTCTTAGCAAAGGAATGAATCAGTTGGTTTTAGCCACTTATAGGCAAGCAATCTCTGCAATCTTCTTGGCCCCTATTGCCTGTTGCATGGAAag GGAAAGCTACAAAAAGTTGACAACTTTCACAATCTGTGCTCTATTTTTCAGTGGACTGATGGG AGGGACAATAACTATATATCTCACCCTATTTGGGCTTAAGTATACATCAACTTCATTTGCTTGTGGTTTCGTCAATGTTGTGCCCATAGACACATTCTTGATGGCACTCCTATTTAG GCAAGAGAAACTAAACATGAAGTGCAGAAGTGGGAAAGCTAAGGTCTTAGGAACACTAATATGTCTCATGGGAACCATAGTACTAACACTCTACAAAGGGAAGCCATTGACAAATAATGCCCCATCATCACCACTAGGATCAATTGAAGCACACCATGACACTAAGAGTTGGGTTATTGGTTCATTATTCCTCTTTGCAGGATGCTTGACATGGTCTTCTTGGTTTATAATACAGGGTCGGGTCATGTCGGACTATCCATATCAGTATTCTAGTACATCTATCATGTCCTTCTTTGGTGCCATTCAGTCAGCTGTCTTGTGCATTATCATTGATAGAAACACATCCATTTGGAGACTCAAAGGGAGTATGGAAATATGGACTATCATATACTCT GGAGTTGTGGGATCTAGCATATGTTATGCTGTGATGTCTTGGTGTGTGAAGCAAAGAGGACCTGTTTTCACCTCAACATTTAGTCCCTTCAGTCAGATTTTTGCTATTGTGTTCGATGTCTCCATAATCCATGAACAAATTTACCTTGGAAG CATTTTAGGATCCATTTTGGTTGTTGGTGGGCTATATGCTCTTCTTTGGGGTAAAAGCAAAGAAGCTCAAGTTTGCAAGACTGCACCAAGGGCCGACAAGGATGAACGAACTGTATTACCTGTAGTTACTAATACTCCACCTCGTACCTAG